In the Peromyscus maniculatus bairdii isolate BWxNUB_F1_BW_parent chromosome 20, HU_Pman_BW_mat_3.1, whole genome shotgun sequence genome, one interval contains:
- the LOC102907549 gene encoding cytochrome P450 2D20-like isoform X2, whose protein sequence is MALLIGDGLWSVVIFTAIFLLLVDLMYRRKFWTARYPPGPVPLPGLGNLLQVDFQNMPYSLYKLQQRYGDVFSLQMAWKPVVVINGLKAVREVLVKCGEDTADRPPMPIFDHLGYGPKAKGVVFAPYGPEWREQRRFSVSTMRDFGLGKKSLEQWVTEEAGHLCDALAKEAGHPFNPINLLNKGVCNVISSLIYAHRFEYEDPFFNKLLKILLESFGEDSGFIGEALNAVPVLLRIPGLPGKAFPNLTKFVDSLDKMLIDHKTSWDPTQPPRDLTDAFLAEMEKAKGNPESSFNDANLRMMLFDLFTAGLVTTSATLYWALLLMILHPHVQGRVHQEIDEVIGQGRHPEMADQARMPYTNAVIHEVQRFADILPGNVSHMTSRDIEVQGFLIPKGTTLIPNLTSVLKDETVWEKPLKFHPEHFLDAQGRFVKHEAFMPFSAGRRACLGEPLARMELFLFFTCLLQRFRFSVPDGQPRPSDHGIYTLPVTPVPYELCIVVR, encoded by the exons ATGGCGCTGTTGATTGGAGATGGCCTGTGGTCTGTGGTCATATTCACggccatcttcctgcttctggtgGACCTGATGTACCGACGAAAGTTCTGGACAGCCCGCTACCCTCCAGGCCCTGTGCCGCTACCTGGGCTGGGCAACCTGCTGCAGGTGGACTTCCAGAACATGCCTTACAGTTTGTACAAG cTTCAACAACGCTATGGTGACGTGTTCAGCCTGCAGATGGCCTGGAAGCCCGTGGTCGTGATCAATGGACTGAAGGCGGTTCGGGAAGTGCTGGTGAAATGTGGAGAGGACACTGCTGACCGACCCCCAATGCCCATCTTTGATCACCTGGGCTATGGGCCCAAAGCTAAAG GTGTGGTGTTTGCCCCTTATGGGCCCGAGTGGCGAGAGCAGCGAAGATTCTCTGTGTCCACCATGCGAGACTTCGGCCTGGGCAAGAAATCCCTGGAGCAGTGGGTGACGGAGGAGGCTGGCCACCTCTGTGATGCCTTGGCCAAGGAAGCTG gacatccctttaatcccatcaaTCTCCTGAATAAAGGTGTATGCAATGTGATTTCATCCCTCATCTATGCCCATCGCTTTGAGTATGAAGACCCTTTCTTTAACAAGCTGCTCAAAATATTACTGGAAAGTTTTGGAGAGGACTCTGGATTCATTGGTGAG GCGCTGAATGCTGTCCCAGTGCTTCTTCGCATCCCTGGGCTGcctggcaaagccttccccaacCTGACCAAGTTTGTAGACTCACTGGATAAGATGTTGATTGATCACAAGACATCCTGGGACCCCACCCAGCCTCCACGAGACCTGACAGATGCCTTCCTGGCTGAGATGGAGAAG GCCAAGGGGAATCCCGAGAGCTCCTTCAATGATGCGAACCTACGCATGATGCTGTTTGACCTGTTCACTGCAGGGCTTGTGACCACCTCAGCCACATTGTACTGGGCCCTGCTGCTCATGATCCTGCACCCGCATGTGCAGG GCCGTGTCCACCAGGAGATTGATGAAGTCATAGGGCAGGGGCGGCATCCAGAGATGGCAGACCAGGCCCGCATGCCCTACACCAATGCTGTCATTCACGAGGTCCAGCGATTTGCAGACATTCTTCCAGGGAATGTATCGCATATGACATCCCGTGATATTGAAGTACAGGGCTTCCTCATCCCCAAG GGAACGACCCTCATCCCCAACCTGACCTCCGTGCTGAAGGATGAGACTGTCTGGGAGAAGCCCCTCAAGTTCCATCCTGAACACTTCCTGGATGCCCAGGGCCGCTTTGTGAAGCATGAGGCCTTCATGCCATTCTCAGCAG gCCGCAGAGCATGCCTGGGGGAGCCTCTGGCCCGCATGgagctcttcctcttcttcacctgcctcctgcagcGCTTTAGGTTCTCGGTGCCTGATGGACAGCCCCGGCCCAGCGACCATGGCATCTACACATTGCCAGTTACCCCAGTCCCCTACGAGCTCTGCATAGTTGTGCGCTAG
- the LOC102907549 gene encoding cytochrome P450 2D20-like isoform X1 — MALLIGDGLWSVVIFTAIFLLLVDLMYRRKFWTARYPPGPVPLPGLGNLLQVDFQNMPYSLYKLQQRYGDVFSLQMAWKPVVVINGLKAVREVLVKCGEDTADRPPMPIFDHLGYGPKAKGVVFAPYGPEWREQRRFSVSTMRDFGLGKKSLEQWVTEEAGHLCDALAKEAGHPFNPINLLNKGVCNVISSLIYAHRFEYEDPFFNKLLKILLESFGEDSGFIGEALNAVPVLLRIPGLPGKAFPNLTKFVDSLDKMLIDHKTSWDPTQPPRDLTDAFLAEMEKAKGNPESSFNDANLRMMLFDLFTAGLVTTSATLYWALLLMILHPHVQGRVHQEIDEVIGQGRHPEMADQARMPYTNAVIHEVQRFADILPGNVSHMTSRDIEVQGFLIPKGTTLIPNLTSVLKDETVWEKPLKFHPEHFLDAQGRFVKHEAFMPFSAGPGGGRRACLGEPLARMELFLFFTCLLQRFRFSVPDGQPRPSDHGIYTLPVTPVPYELCIVVR; from the exons ATGGCGCTGTTGATTGGAGATGGCCTGTGGTCTGTGGTCATATTCACggccatcttcctgcttctggtgGACCTGATGTACCGACGAAAGTTCTGGACAGCCCGCTACCCTCCAGGCCCTGTGCCGCTACCTGGGCTGGGCAACCTGCTGCAGGTGGACTTCCAGAACATGCCTTACAGTTTGTACAAG cTTCAACAACGCTATGGTGACGTGTTCAGCCTGCAGATGGCCTGGAAGCCCGTGGTCGTGATCAATGGACTGAAGGCGGTTCGGGAAGTGCTGGTGAAATGTGGAGAGGACACTGCTGACCGACCCCCAATGCCCATCTTTGATCACCTGGGCTATGGGCCCAAAGCTAAAG GTGTGGTGTTTGCCCCTTATGGGCCCGAGTGGCGAGAGCAGCGAAGATTCTCTGTGTCCACCATGCGAGACTTCGGCCTGGGCAAGAAATCCCTGGAGCAGTGGGTGACGGAGGAGGCTGGCCACCTCTGTGATGCCTTGGCCAAGGAAGCTG gacatccctttaatcccatcaaTCTCCTGAATAAAGGTGTATGCAATGTGATTTCATCCCTCATCTATGCCCATCGCTTTGAGTATGAAGACCCTTTCTTTAACAAGCTGCTCAAAATATTACTGGAAAGTTTTGGAGAGGACTCTGGATTCATTGGTGAG GCGCTGAATGCTGTCCCAGTGCTTCTTCGCATCCCTGGGCTGcctggcaaagccttccccaacCTGACCAAGTTTGTAGACTCACTGGATAAGATGTTGATTGATCACAAGACATCCTGGGACCCCACCCAGCCTCCACGAGACCTGACAGATGCCTTCCTGGCTGAGATGGAGAAG GCCAAGGGGAATCCCGAGAGCTCCTTCAATGATGCGAACCTACGCATGATGCTGTTTGACCTGTTCACTGCAGGGCTTGTGACCACCTCAGCCACATTGTACTGGGCCCTGCTGCTCATGATCCTGCACCCGCATGTGCAGG GCCGTGTCCACCAGGAGATTGATGAAGTCATAGGGCAGGGGCGGCATCCAGAGATGGCAGACCAGGCCCGCATGCCCTACACCAATGCTGTCATTCACGAGGTCCAGCGATTTGCAGACATTCTTCCAGGGAATGTATCGCATATGACATCCCGTGATATTGAAGTACAGGGCTTCCTCATCCCCAAG GGAACGACCCTCATCCCCAACCTGACCTCCGTGCTGAAGGATGAGACTGTCTGGGAGAAGCCCCTCAAGTTCCATCCTGAACACTTCCTGGATGCCCAGGGCCGCTTTGTGAAGCATGAGGCCTTCATGCCATTCTCAGCAGGTCCTGGGGGGG gCCGCAGAGCATGCCTGGGGGAGCCTCTGGCCCGCATGgagctcttcctcttcttcacctgcctcctgcagcGCTTTAGGTTCTCGGTGCCTGATGGACAGCCCCGGCCCAGCGACCATGGCATCTACACATTGCCAGTTACCCCAGTCCCCTACGAGCTCTGCATAGTTGTGCGCTAG